A portion of the Betta splendens chromosome 2, fBetSpl5.4, whole genome shotgun sequence genome contains these proteins:
- the glsa gene encoding glutaminase a isoform X2, which translates to MLHFRSTVALKELLHGQLKHPLAGRLGVAKARSTAVGEDGRSPGRGRLFSGWKAPQHLPRRSGMRRFCSQGDGHGEPAKDAPSEKKAGILPSLEDLLFYTIAEGQERIPAHKFTTALKATGLRTGDPRLKECMEMLKVTLKTTSDGALDRHLFKKCVQSNIVLLTQAFRKKFVIPDFQPFSAHIDELYENAKNLSGGQVADYIPQLARFSPDLWAVALCTVDGQRHTVGDTKVPFCLQSCVKPLKYAIAVHDHGTEYVHRFIGKEPSGLRFNKLFLNEDDKPHNPMVNAGAIVCTSLIKQGASNAEKFDYVMNFMNKLAGNEYVGFSNATFQSERESGDRNFAIGYYLKEKKCFPEGTDMTAILDFYFQLCSIEVTCESASVMAATLANGGFCPITGERVLSPEAVRNTLSLMHSCGMYDFSGQFAFHVGLPAKSGVAGGILLVVPNVMGIMCWSPPLDKLGNSVRGIQFCTDLVSLFNFHNYDNLRHFAKKHDPRREGGDQRVKSVINLLFAAYTGDVSALRRFALSSMDMEQRDYDSRTALHVAAAEGHAEVVRFLLEACKVNPVPKDRWGNTPMDEAVHFGHHDVVTILRDYHSQYSPQEAQNSEANKQNAEKNLDGML; encoded by the exons ATGTTACATTTTCGATCAACGGTAGCGCTCAAGGAGCTCCTCCACGGCCAGCTGAAGCATCCGCTCGCAGGCAGGCTTGGCGTCGCGAAAGCCCGCTCCACCGCGGTCGGAGAGGATGGAAGGTCACCGGGCAGAGGACGGCTGTTTTCCGGATGGAAAGCGCCGCAGCACCTCCCCAGGAGGAGCGGCATGCGACGCTTCTGCAGCCAGGGTGACGGCCACGGCGAGCCCGCGAAGGACGCTCCGTCAGAGAA GAAGGCAGGCATCCTGCCCAGTCTGGAGGACCTTCTCTTCTACACAATTGCAGAAGGCCAGGAGAGAATTCCTGCACACAAATTCACCACA GCTCTTAAAGCCACCGGGCTTCGCACAGGTGACCCACGGCTAAAAGAATGTATGGAGATGCTGAAAGTGACCTTGAAGACAACTTCTGATGGAGCACTGGACCGACATCTCTTCAAAAA GTGTGTACAAAGCAACATTGTTCTTCTGACCCAAGCCTTCAGAAAGAAGTTTGTCATTCCGGACTTTCAGCCTTTCTCTGCTCACATTGATGAGCTCTATGAAAATGCCAAAAACCTGTCAGGAGGACAG GTGGCAGACTACATTCCCCAGCTGGCCCGCTTCAGCCCAGACCTGTGGGCTGTTGCCCTGTGCACTGTGGATGGTCAGAG gcaCACTGTTggtgacaccaaggttcctttTTGTTTGCAGTCTTGCGTCAAGCCATTAAAATATGCCATTGCTGTTCACGACCACGGCACTGAGTATGTACACCGATTCATCGGCAAAGAGCCCAGTGGTCTGCGGTTTAATAAGCTGTTCCTGAATGAAGATG ATAAACCACACAATCCCATGGTTAATGCTGGAGCTATTGTCTGTACCTCCCTCATAAAG caaGGCGCAAGCAATGCCGAAAAATTTGATTAT GTGATGAACTTCATGAACAAACTGGCGGGAAACGAGTACGTGGGCTTCAGCAATGCCAC TTTCCAATCAGAACGTGAGTCTGGTGACAGAAACTTTGCCATTGGCTACTACCTAAAGGAAAAGAAG tgttttcctgaGGGAACAGATATGACCGCCATCCTCGACTTTTATTTCCAG TTGTGCTCCATCGAGGTAACGTGTGAGAGCGCCAGCGTCATGGCAGCGACTCTGGCCAACGGTGGCTTCTGTCCAATCACAGGAGAGCGTGTGCTGAGCCCTGAGGCTGTGCGAAACACCCTGAGTCTCATGCATTCCTGTGGCATGTACGACTTCTCTGGGCAGTTCGCGTTCCAC GTGGGTCTTCCAGCTAAATCTGGTGTTGCTGGTGGGATTCTGCTGGTTGTTCCAAACGTGATGGGCATCATGTGTTGGTCTCCTCCTCTCGACAAGTTGGGCAACAGTGTCAGAGGCATCCAGTTCTGCACG GACTTGGTTTCTCTCTTTAACTTTCACAACTATGATAATCTGAGACACTTTGCTAAGAAACATGATCCTCGCAGGGAAGGTGGAGACCAAAGG GTGAAGTCTGTGATCAACTTGCTGTTTGCAGCGTACACTGGAGACGTGTCAGCGCTCAGGAG GTTTGCATTGTCCTCCATGGACATGGAACAGAGGGACTACGACTCCAGGACAGCACTACACgttgcagctgctgaag GACACGCTGAAGTGGTCCGCTTTCTGCTGGAGGCCTGTAAAGTGAACCCAGTTCCCAAAGACAG GTGGGGGAACACACCAATGGATGAGGCCGTTCACTTTGGCCACCACGACGTGGTGACCATACTCCGTGACTACCACAGCCAGTACAGCCCTCAGGAGGCTCAGAACAGCGAGGCCAACAAGCAGAATGCAGAGAAGAACCTGGATGGTATGCTCTGA
- the glsa gene encoding glutaminase a isoform X1, with the protein MLHFRSTVALKELLHGQLKHPLAGRLGVAKARSTAVGEDGRSPGRGRLFSGWKAPQHLPRRSGMRRFCSQGDGHGEPAKDAPSEKRRKAGILPSLEDLLFYTIAEGQERIPAHKFTTALKATGLRTGDPRLKECMEMLKVTLKTTSDGALDRHLFKKCVQSNIVLLTQAFRKKFVIPDFQPFSAHIDELYENAKNLSGGQVADYIPQLARFSPDLWAVALCTVDGQRHTVGDTKVPFCLQSCVKPLKYAIAVHDHGTEYVHRFIGKEPSGLRFNKLFLNEDDKPHNPMVNAGAIVCTSLIKQGASNAEKFDYVMNFMNKLAGNEYVGFSNATFQSERESGDRNFAIGYYLKEKKCFPEGTDMTAILDFYFQLCSIEVTCESASVMAATLANGGFCPITGERVLSPEAVRNTLSLMHSCGMYDFSGQFAFHVGLPAKSGVAGGILLVVPNVMGIMCWSPPLDKLGNSVRGIQFCTDLVSLFNFHNYDNLRHFAKKHDPRREGGDQRVKSVINLLFAAYTGDVSALRRFALSSMDMEQRDYDSRTALHVAAAEGHAEVVRFLLEACKVNPVPKDRWGNTPMDEAVHFGHHDVVTILRDYHSQYSPQEAQNSEANKQNAEKNLDGML; encoded by the exons ATGTTACATTTTCGATCAACGGTAGCGCTCAAGGAGCTCCTCCACGGCCAGCTGAAGCATCCGCTCGCAGGCAGGCTTGGCGTCGCGAAAGCCCGCTCCACCGCGGTCGGAGAGGATGGAAGGTCACCGGGCAGAGGACGGCTGTTTTCCGGATGGAAAGCGCCGCAGCACCTCCCCAGGAGGAGCGGCATGCGACGCTTCTGCAGCCAGGGTGACGGCCACGGCGAGCCCGCGAAGGACGCTCCGTCAGAGAA GAGAAGGAAGGCAGGCATCCTGCCCAGTCTGGAGGACCTTCTCTTCTACACAATTGCAGAAGGCCAGGAGAGAATTCCTGCACACAAATTCACCACA GCTCTTAAAGCCACCGGGCTTCGCACAGGTGACCCACGGCTAAAAGAATGTATGGAGATGCTGAAAGTGACCTTGAAGACAACTTCTGATGGAGCACTGGACCGACATCTCTTCAAAAA GTGTGTACAAAGCAACATTGTTCTTCTGACCCAAGCCTTCAGAAAGAAGTTTGTCATTCCGGACTTTCAGCCTTTCTCTGCTCACATTGATGAGCTCTATGAAAATGCCAAAAACCTGTCAGGAGGACAG GTGGCAGACTACATTCCCCAGCTGGCCCGCTTCAGCCCAGACCTGTGGGCTGTTGCCCTGTGCACTGTGGATGGTCAGAG gcaCACTGTTggtgacaccaaggttcctttTTGTTTGCAGTCTTGCGTCAAGCCATTAAAATATGCCATTGCTGTTCACGACCACGGCACTGAGTATGTACACCGATTCATCGGCAAAGAGCCCAGTGGTCTGCGGTTTAATAAGCTGTTCCTGAATGAAGATG ATAAACCACACAATCCCATGGTTAATGCTGGAGCTATTGTCTGTACCTCCCTCATAAAG caaGGCGCAAGCAATGCCGAAAAATTTGATTAT GTGATGAACTTCATGAACAAACTGGCGGGAAACGAGTACGTGGGCTTCAGCAATGCCAC TTTCCAATCAGAACGTGAGTCTGGTGACAGAAACTTTGCCATTGGCTACTACCTAAAGGAAAAGAAG tgttttcctgaGGGAACAGATATGACCGCCATCCTCGACTTTTATTTCCAG TTGTGCTCCATCGAGGTAACGTGTGAGAGCGCCAGCGTCATGGCAGCGACTCTGGCCAACGGTGGCTTCTGTCCAATCACAGGAGAGCGTGTGCTGAGCCCTGAGGCTGTGCGAAACACCCTGAGTCTCATGCATTCCTGTGGCATGTACGACTTCTCTGGGCAGTTCGCGTTCCAC GTGGGTCTTCCAGCTAAATCTGGTGTTGCTGGTGGGATTCTGCTGGTTGTTCCAAACGTGATGGGCATCATGTGTTGGTCTCCTCCTCTCGACAAGTTGGGCAACAGTGTCAGAGGCATCCAGTTCTGCACG GACTTGGTTTCTCTCTTTAACTTTCACAACTATGATAATCTGAGACACTTTGCTAAGAAACATGATCCTCGCAGGGAAGGTGGAGACCAAAGG GTGAAGTCTGTGATCAACTTGCTGTTTGCAGCGTACACTGGAGACGTGTCAGCGCTCAGGAG GTTTGCATTGTCCTCCATGGACATGGAACAGAGGGACTACGACTCCAGGACAGCACTACACgttgcagctgctgaag GACACGCTGAAGTGGTCCGCTTTCTGCTGGAGGCCTGTAAAGTGAACCCAGTTCCCAAAGACAG GTGGGGGAACACACCAATGGATGAGGCCGTTCACTTTGGCCACCACGACGTGGTGACCATACTCCGTGACTACCACAGCCAGTACAGCCCTCAGGAGGCTCAGAACAGCGAGGCCAACAAGCAGAATGCAGAGAAGAACCTGGATGGTATGCTCTGA
- the glsa gene encoding glutaminase a isoform X3 has protein sequence MTLQGASNAEKFDYVMNFMNKLAGNEYVGFSNATFQSERESGDRNFAIGYYLKEKKCFPEGTDMTAILDFYFQLCSIEVTCESASVMAATLANGGFCPITGERVLSPEAVRNTLSLMHSCGMYDFSGQFAFHVGLPAKSGVAGGILLVVPNVMGIMCWSPPLDKLGNSVRGIQFCTDLVSLFNFHNYDNLRHFAKKHDPRREGGDQRVKSVINLLFAAYTGDVSALRRFALSSMDMEQRDYDSRTALHVAAAEGHAEVVRFLLEACKVNPVPKDRWGNTPMDEAVHFGHHDVVTILRDYHSQYSPQEAQNSEANKQNAEKNLDGML, from the exons ATGACATTG caaGGCGCAAGCAATGCCGAAAAATTTGATTAT GTGATGAACTTCATGAACAAACTGGCGGGAAACGAGTACGTGGGCTTCAGCAATGCCAC TTTCCAATCAGAACGTGAGTCTGGTGACAGAAACTTTGCCATTGGCTACTACCTAAAGGAAAAGAAG tgttttcctgaGGGAACAGATATGACCGCCATCCTCGACTTTTATTTCCAG TTGTGCTCCATCGAGGTAACGTGTGAGAGCGCCAGCGTCATGGCAGCGACTCTGGCCAACGGTGGCTTCTGTCCAATCACAGGAGAGCGTGTGCTGAGCCCTGAGGCTGTGCGAAACACCCTGAGTCTCATGCATTCCTGTGGCATGTACGACTTCTCTGGGCAGTTCGCGTTCCAC GTGGGTCTTCCAGCTAAATCTGGTGTTGCTGGTGGGATTCTGCTGGTTGTTCCAAACGTGATGGGCATCATGTGTTGGTCTCCTCCTCTCGACAAGTTGGGCAACAGTGTCAGAGGCATCCAGTTCTGCACG GACTTGGTTTCTCTCTTTAACTTTCACAACTATGATAATCTGAGACACTTTGCTAAGAAACATGATCCTCGCAGGGAAGGTGGAGACCAAAGG GTGAAGTCTGTGATCAACTTGCTGTTTGCAGCGTACACTGGAGACGTGTCAGCGCTCAGGAG GTTTGCATTGTCCTCCATGGACATGGAACAGAGGGACTACGACTCCAGGACAGCACTACACgttgcagctgctgaag GACACGCTGAAGTGGTCCGCTTTCTGCTGGAGGCCTGTAAAGTGAACCCAGTTCCCAAAGACAG GTGGGGGAACACACCAATGGATGAGGCCGTTCACTTTGGCCACCACGACGTGGTGACCATACTCCGTGACTACCACAGCCAGTACAGCCCTCAGGAGGCTCAGAACAGCGAGGCCAACAAGCAGAATGCAGAGAAGAACCTGGATGGTATGCTCTGA